In one window of Coleofasciculus chthonoplastes PCC 7420 DNA:
- a CDS encoding ABC transporter permease has protein sequence MKGISVTPWGVYSVWYRHARVYQKTWLVNSLPPLSEPIIYLVAFGYGLSPLVGDVTYHGETVSYLQFIAPGMIGIGVLFQSFFEGAFGSFIRLKFQKTWQALLTAPLSFTEVFLGDWLWATTKGIIAGSLTGLVAVMWGIYSGWHLLISFPLIILGSMLFGVMGLFAAGTMRTIDQINIPLFLFIVPMFTFCGTYFPRETLPPILENIANFLPLAALVDLLRWPLGLPNFWFVQLIGLLLGIGLFSGLAWRQIYPQLFR, from the coding sequence ATGAAAGGCATTTCTGTTACCCCTTGGGGAGTCTACTCAGTCTGGTATCGTCATGCTAGGGTTTATCAGAAAACCTGGCTGGTGAATAGCTTACCACCGCTTTCTGAACCAATCATTTATCTCGTCGCTTTTGGCTATGGGCTTAGTCCCTTAGTCGGGGATGTCACCTACCACGGTGAAACAGTTTCCTACTTGCAGTTTATTGCCCCCGGTATGATAGGAATTGGCGTGCTATTCCAATCCTTTTTCGAGGGCGCTTTTGGCAGTTTTATTCGCCTCAAATTCCAGAAAACCTGGCAAGCTTTACTGACTGCACCATTAAGCTTTACAGAAGTGTTTCTGGGGGATTGGCTATGGGCAACCACAAAAGGAATTATCGCAGGTAGTTTGACAGGGTTAGTCGCTGTGATGTGGGGAATCTACTCAGGCTGGCATTTACTGATATCATTTCCTCTGATTATTTTAGGTAGTATGCTCTTTGGGGTTATGGGACTGTTTGCCGCAGGAACCATGCGTACAATTGACCAAATTAACATACCACTTTTCTTATTTATCGTTCCCATGTTTACCTTCTGTGGGACGTATTTTCCCCGTGAAACGTTACCGCCTATCCTGGAAAATATTGCCAATTTCTTGCCCCTTGCTGCTTTAGTTGATCTATTGCGCTGGCCCCTCGGATTACCCAATTTCTGGTTTGTGCAGTTAATCGGGCTACTCTTGGGAATCGGTCTTTTTTCCGGATTGGCTTGGCGACAGATTTATCCCCAGTTGTTTCGTTGA
- a CDS encoding ABC transporter ATP-binding protein, producing MTLTTAQPQTQSVVLTAYDLWKSYGSNHVVQGVNFTLNSGEILGLLGPNGAGKTTTVGMLYGAVIPSRGFVQLGQHQIQSQGRLARSSMGIVTQDDNLDPDFSVFDNLIFFAHHYRIVGKTARKRAGELLAQVGLQDYAKHRVDELSGGMKRRLVLARALINQPQVVFLDEPTTGLDPHARQDFWKLVSQLKQKGCGVLLTTHYMDEAQRLCDRLILLQQGKMIDQGTPEELIERTVGTEVVEIEGISAEIIQQLAHQYQTWYRSFGNGYLIGLPADNPHSLWECLDATNPVSLTRRHTNLDDVFLHLTGMSLE from the coding sequence ATGACTCTAACAACGGCTCAACCTCAAACCCAATCCGTGGTACTCACGGCTTATGACTTGTGGAAATCTTACGGTTCAAACCATGTTGTTCAAGGTGTCAATTTTACCCTGAATTCGGGAGAAATTTTGGGTCTGCTTGGTCCCAATGGTGCTGGGAAAACTACTACAGTAGGAATGCTTTATGGTGCAGTGATTCCCAGTCGGGGTTTTGTTCAACTTGGACAGCATCAAATCCAATCTCAAGGACGTTTGGCGCGTTCCTCGATGGGAATTGTTACTCAAGACGATAATCTTGACCCCGATTTTAGTGTCTTCGATAACTTGATTTTCTTTGCCCATCATTATCGGATTGTCGGCAAAACTGCCCGAAAACGGGCAGGGGAGTTACTGGCACAAGTAGGGTTGCAAGACTATGCTAAACATCGGGTGGATGAACTCTCTGGCGGTATGAAGCGGCGTCTGGTGTTGGCACGGGCGTTGATTAATCAGCCGCAAGTGGTGTTTCTGGATGAACCAACAACTGGACTTGATCCCCATGCGCGGCAAGATTTTTGGAAGTTAGTCAGTCAGCTTAAGCAAAAAGGCTGTGGAGTGCTGTTGACAACCCACTATATGGATGAAGCCCAACGATTGTGCGATCGCCTTATTTTACTCCAACAGGGTAAAATGATTGACCAAGGCACTCCAGAGGAATTGATTGAGCGCACTGTTGGCACAGAGGTAGTAGAAATTGAGGGCATTTCCGCAGAAATCATTCAACAACTCGCCCATCAGTATCAAACATGGTATCGCTCTTTTGGCAATGGTTACCTGATTGGTTTACCCGCAGACAATCCCCACTCTCTTTGGGAATGTCTGGATGCCACCAATCCGGTTAGCTTAACCCGTCGCCACACCAATTTAGACGATGTATTTTTGCACTTGACAGGCATGTCACTGGAATAA
- a CDS encoding GNAT family N-acetyltransferase, whose product MTTLTMRSHRGKADLDAIARFLKTCEAVDLPNEYPSVSDILMQFDAPSVDQQRDIRLWENAEGQLIALAGLMIPTVGETVDGFLWFRVHPKQRVDSLYRNIIAWAESRMQEVCQERHLAVKLLAGAGAEQAKRMTLLENCGFRIERYFLTMVRSLSEPIPEPQLPDGFTLRPIQGEPDAQAWVELFNDTFIDHWNYHPDTVEAFNHKLKNPEFRPDLSVVAIAPDGTWAGFCDCYIPKDGNQSWINPVGTRRGYRQQGVARSMLQAVMQQLKVEGMETAMLYVDAENRF is encoded by the coding sequence ATGACAACTCTAACCATGCGCTCCCACAGGGGTAAAGCTGACTTAGATGCGATCGCACGTTTCCTGAAAACCTGTGAAGCGGTTGATTTGCCTAACGAGTACCCCTCAGTGTCTGATATATTAATGCAATTTGATGCACCCTCCGTGGATCAGCAACGGGATATTCGCTTGTGGGAAAATGCAGAGGGTCAATTAATCGCATTAGCGGGATTAATGATTCCCACAGTTGGGGAAACGGTTGATGGTTTTCTCTGGTTTCGTGTCCATCCCAAGCAACGGGTTGATTCTCTATACAGGAACATTATCGCTTGGGCAGAATCACGAATGCAGGAAGTTTGTCAAGAACGTCATCTGGCGGTAAAACTGCTGGCTGGTGCTGGCGCTGAACAAGCGAAACGCATGACTCTTCTGGAAAACTGTGGTTTCCGGATTGAGCGCTATTTTCTCACCATGGTGCGTTCGCTGTCTGAACCGATTCCAGAACCCCAGTTACCCGATGGTTTTACCTTGCGCCCGATTCAAGGTGAACCGGATGCTCAAGCTTGGGTGGAACTGTTCAACGATACGTTTATCGATCACTGGAATTATCACCCAGATACCGTTGAAGCCTTTAACCATAAGCTGAAAAATCCCGAATTTCGACCCGACTTGTCTGTGGTTGCGATCGCGCCTGATGGTACTTGGGCGGGATTTTGCGACTGTTACATCCCCAAAGACGGGAATCAAAGCTGGATTAATCCGGTGGGTACGCGACGCGGTTATCGCCAGCAAGGTGTAGCACGCAGTATGTTACAAGCTGTGATGCAGCAGTTGAAAGTAGAAGGTATGGAAACCGCTATGCTGTATGTCGATGCAGAAAACCGCTTCTAA